One window from the genome of Mugil cephalus isolate CIBA_MC_2020 chromosome 23, CIBA_Mcephalus_1.1, whole genome shotgun sequence encodes:
- the nrp2a gene encoding neuropilin-2a isoform X1, producing MDFVSSLIGFLIAACHLALRVKGEGECGGVFDASEAGYITSPGYPLEYPPHQNCHWIITAPEPSQRIVLNFNPHFEIERLDCKYDFIEIRDGTSETADVLGRHCSNIAPAPIISSGPSLQIKFVSDYAHQGAGFSLRYEIFKTGSEFCFRNFTSPSGVIESPGFPDKYPHNLECSYMIIAPPHMDIVLTFLTFDLENDPLLVGEGDCKYDWLDVWDGLPQVAPLIGRYCGTKIPPEIQSSSGLLSLSFHTDMAVAKDGFSARYNMTHKKAADSFHCSTAFGMESGKISDDQITASSSFYDNRWLPRQARLHNDDNAWTPSEDSNKEYIQVDLQFLKVLTGIATQGAVSKETQKSYYVASFKLEVSTNGEDWMVYRHGKNHKIFHGNTDPTEVVLNRIPQPVLARFVRIRPQTWKNGIALRFELYGCQITDAPCSDLQGMLSGLLPDAQISASSSRDMVWNPGTARLVASRSGWFPAPAQPLAGEEWLQVDLGVPKTVRGVITQGARGGDAATGASADNKAFVRKYKVAHSVNAKDWNFIMDIKTSLPKIFEGNTHYDTPELRHFDETVAQYVRLYPERWSPAGIGMRVEILGCDLPETTTLADTTTPTPPAAIETTTVPVTTTVPTSPLSNGVCDFERDLCGWTHDPYSPLHWILHSHEPNSYLYMDTSLKAEQHRARLLSPVVPADTGPLCLLFSYQLWGEGQGHLRVLLRDAHNEETVLWTLKDDQGPVWKEGRTILPRSPRDFQVVMEGFLAHSNRGHIWIDNIHMNPNSPLTECTQPFAAFSPENPVKRPNGFGDGQGPSDRDPLGGGLQFPEWNTASPSSVPPVTSNSEKDNSWLYTLDPILVTIIVMSSLGVLLGAVCAGLLLYCTCSYSGLSSRSSTTLENYNFELYDGLKHKVKLNQQRCCTEA from the exons AGTGCGGAGGCGTCTTCGACGCCAGCGAGGCCGGCTACATCACCTCCCCGGGTTATCCCCTGGAGTACCCCCCTCACCAGAACTGCCACTGGATCATAACGGCGCCGGAACCCTCGCAGCGCATCGTCCTCAACTTCAACCCTCACTTCGAGATCGAGAGGCTCGACTGCAA ATATGACTTCATCGAGATTCGCGACGGAACCTCGGAAACGGCGGACGTTTTGGGTCGGCACTGCAGCAACATCGCCCCGGCGCCGATCATCTCGTCCGGCCCCTCGCTCCAGATCAAGTTCGTCTCGGACTACGCCCACCAGGGGGCGGGCTTCTCTCTGCGCTACGAGATTTTCAAAACGG GGTCGGAATTCTGCTTCCGCAACTTCACCAGCCCCTCCGGCGTGATCGAGTCCCCGGGCTTCCCGGACAAGTACCCGCACAACCTGGAGTGCTCCTACATGATCATCGCGCCGCCCCACATGGACATCGTCCTCACCTTCCTGACCTTCGACCTCGAGAACGACCCCCTGCTGGTGGGGGAGGGCGACTGCAAGTACGACTGGCTGGACGTGTGGGACGGCCTACCCCAAG TGGCTCCTCTGATCGGACGTTACTGCGGCACCAAGATCCCCCCGGAGATCCAGTCGTCCTCCGGCCTGCTGTCCCTCTCCTTCCACACGGACATGGCCGTGGCCAAAGACGGCTTCTCGGCCCGCTACAACATGACGCACAAAAAGGCCGCCGACT CCTTCCACTGCAGCACGGCCTTCGGCATGGAGTCGGGCAAGATCAGCGACGACCAGATCACGGCCTCCTCGTCCTTCTACGACAACCGCTGGTTGCCGCGGCAGGCCCGCCTCCACAACGACGACAACGCGTGGACGCCCTCGGAGGACAGCAACAAGGAGTACATACAG gTTGACCTCCAGTTCCTCAAGGTCCTCACAGGCATCGCCACCCAGGGGGCCGTCTCCAAGGAGACGCAGAAGTCTTACTACGTCGCCAGCTTCAAGCTGGAGGTCAGCACCAACGGAGAGGACTGGATGGTGTACCGGCACGGCAAGAACCACAAG ATTTTCCACGGTAACACGGACCCCACCGAGGTGGTTCTGAACCGCATCCCTCAGCCGGTCCTGGCCCGGTTCGTCCGGATCCGACCGCAGACGTGGAAGAACGGCATCGCCCTCCGCTTCGAGCTCTACGGGTGCCAGATCACAG ATGCCCCGTGCTCGGACCTGCAGGGAATGCTCTCCGGGCTGCTCCCCGACGCGCAGATCTCCGCCTCGTCCAGCAGGGACATGGTGTGGAACCCTGGGACGGCCCGCCTCGTGGCCAGCCGCTCCGGCTGGTTCCCAGCCCCCGCGCAGCCTCTGGCTGGAGAGGAGTGGCTACAG GTGGACCTGGGTGTGCCCAAGACGGTGCGCGGCGTCATCACCCAGGGGGCGAGAGGGGGCGACGCGGCGACCGGCGCTTCCGCCGACAACAAGGCGTTCGTCAGGAAGTACAAAGTGGCGCACAGCGTCAACGCAAAGGACTGGAACTTCATCATGGACATCAAGACCAGCCTACCCAag ATTTTCGAGGGGAACACTCACTACGACACCCCGGAGCTCCGTCACTTCGACGAGACGGTGGCCCAGTACGTGAGGCTCTACCCGGAGAGGTGGTCCCCGGCAGGGATTGGGATGAGAGTGGAGATCCTCGGCTGCGACCTTCCAG AAACCACCACGCTGGCCGACACCACCACGCCGACGCCGCCCGCCGCCATCGAAACCACCACCGTCCCCGTTACCACCacag TTCCCACGTCTCCCCTGTCCAACGGCGTTTGCGACTTCGAGCGCGACCTGTGCGGGTGGACGCACGACCCCTACAGCCCGCTGCACTGGATCCTGCACAGTCACG AGCCGAACAGCTACCTGTACATGGACACGAGCTTAAAGGCGGAGCAGCACCGAGCCCGCCTCCTGAGCCCCGTGGTTCCCGCCGACACCGGgcccctctgcctcctcttctcctaCCAGCTGTGGGGAGAGGGCCAGGGCCACCTCAGGGTCCTGCTGCGGGACGCCCACAACGAAGAGACGGTGCTGTGGACGCTGAAAGACGACCAGGGCCCCGTCTGGAAGGAGGGCCGCACCATCCTGCCGCGCTCCCCTAGAGACTTCCAG GTGGTGATGGAGGGCTTCCTCGCGCACAGCAACAGAGGACACATCTGGATAgacaacatccacatgaacccCAACTCCCCCCTGACGGAGTGCACGC AACCCTTCGCGGCGTTCTCTCCAGAAAACCCAG TTAAGAGACCCAATGGGTTCGGAGATGGGCAAGGACCCAGCGATAGAGACCCATTAGGTGGAG GCCTCCAGTTCCCCGAGTGGAACACGGCCTCCCCGTCGTCCGTGCCTCCGGTGACGAGCAACTCCGAGAAGGACAACTCGTGGCTGTACACCCTGGACCCCATCCTGGTCACCATCATCGTCATGAGCTCCCTGGGCGTCCTGCTCGGCGCCGTCTGCGCCGGCCTCCTCCTCTACTGCACCTGCTCCTACAGCGGCCTGTCGTCGCGCTCCTCCACCACGCTGGAGAACTACAACTTCGAACTGTACGACGGCCTCAAGCACAAAGTCAAGCTCAACCAACAGCGCTGCTGCACCGAGGCGTGA
- the nrp2a gene encoding neuropilin-2a isoform X2 has translation MDFVSSLIGFLIAACHLALRVKGEGECGGVFDASEAGYITSPGYPLEYPPHQNCHWIITAPEPSQRIVLNFNPHFEIERLDCKYDFIEIRDGTSETADVLGRHCSNIAPAPIISSGPSLQIKFVSDYAHQGAGFSLRYEIFKTGSEFCFRNFTSPSGVIESPGFPDKYPHNLECSYMIIAPPHMDIVLTFLTFDLENDPLLVGEGDCKYDWLDVWDGLPQVAPLIGRYCGTKIPPEIQSSSGLLSLSFHTDMAVAKDGFSARYNMTHKKAADSFHCSTAFGMESGKISDDQITASSSFYDNRWLPRQARLHNDDNAWTPSEDSNKEYIQVDLQFLKVLTGIATQGAVSKETQKSYYVASFKLEVSTNGEDWMVYRHGKNHKIFHGNTDPTEVVLNRIPQPVLARFVRIRPQTWKNGIALRFELYGCQITDAPCSDLQGMLSGLLPDAQISASSSRDMVWNPGTARLVASRSGWFPAPAQPLAGEEWLQVDLGVPKTVRGVITQGARGGDAATGASADNKAFVRKYKVAHSVNAKDWNFIMDIKTSLPKIFEGNTHYDTPELRHFDETVAQYVRLYPERWSPAGIGMRVEILGCDLPETTTLADTTTPTPPAAIETTTVPVTTTVPTSPLSNGVCDFERDLCGWTHDPYSPLHWILHSHEPNSYLYMDTSLKAEQHRARLLSPVVPADTGPLCLLFSYQLWGEGQGHLRVLLRDAHNEETVLWTLKDDQGPVWKEGRTILPRSPRDFQVVMEGFLAHSNRGHIWIDNIHMNPNSPLTECTLKRPNGFGDGQGPSDRDPLGGGLQFPEWNTASPSSVPPVTSNSEKDNSWLYTLDPILVTIIVMSSLGVLLGAVCAGLLLYCTCSYSGLSSRSSTTLENYNFELYDGLKHKVKLNQQRCCTEA, from the exons AGTGCGGAGGCGTCTTCGACGCCAGCGAGGCCGGCTACATCACCTCCCCGGGTTATCCCCTGGAGTACCCCCCTCACCAGAACTGCCACTGGATCATAACGGCGCCGGAACCCTCGCAGCGCATCGTCCTCAACTTCAACCCTCACTTCGAGATCGAGAGGCTCGACTGCAA ATATGACTTCATCGAGATTCGCGACGGAACCTCGGAAACGGCGGACGTTTTGGGTCGGCACTGCAGCAACATCGCCCCGGCGCCGATCATCTCGTCCGGCCCCTCGCTCCAGATCAAGTTCGTCTCGGACTACGCCCACCAGGGGGCGGGCTTCTCTCTGCGCTACGAGATTTTCAAAACGG GGTCGGAATTCTGCTTCCGCAACTTCACCAGCCCCTCCGGCGTGATCGAGTCCCCGGGCTTCCCGGACAAGTACCCGCACAACCTGGAGTGCTCCTACATGATCATCGCGCCGCCCCACATGGACATCGTCCTCACCTTCCTGACCTTCGACCTCGAGAACGACCCCCTGCTGGTGGGGGAGGGCGACTGCAAGTACGACTGGCTGGACGTGTGGGACGGCCTACCCCAAG TGGCTCCTCTGATCGGACGTTACTGCGGCACCAAGATCCCCCCGGAGATCCAGTCGTCCTCCGGCCTGCTGTCCCTCTCCTTCCACACGGACATGGCCGTGGCCAAAGACGGCTTCTCGGCCCGCTACAACATGACGCACAAAAAGGCCGCCGACT CCTTCCACTGCAGCACGGCCTTCGGCATGGAGTCGGGCAAGATCAGCGACGACCAGATCACGGCCTCCTCGTCCTTCTACGACAACCGCTGGTTGCCGCGGCAGGCCCGCCTCCACAACGACGACAACGCGTGGACGCCCTCGGAGGACAGCAACAAGGAGTACATACAG gTTGACCTCCAGTTCCTCAAGGTCCTCACAGGCATCGCCACCCAGGGGGCCGTCTCCAAGGAGACGCAGAAGTCTTACTACGTCGCCAGCTTCAAGCTGGAGGTCAGCACCAACGGAGAGGACTGGATGGTGTACCGGCACGGCAAGAACCACAAG ATTTTCCACGGTAACACGGACCCCACCGAGGTGGTTCTGAACCGCATCCCTCAGCCGGTCCTGGCCCGGTTCGTCCGGATCCGACCGCAGACGTGGAAGAACGGCATCGCCCTCCGCTTCGAGCTCTACGGGTGCCAGATCACAG ATGCCCCGTGCTCGGACCTGCAGGGAATGCTCTCCGGGCTGCTCCCCGACGCGCAGATCTCCGCCTCGTCCAGCAGGGACATGGTGTGGAACCCTGGGACGGCCCGCCTCGTGGCCAGCCGCTCCGGCTGGTTCCCAGCCCCCGCGCAGCCTCTGGCTGGAGAGGAGTGGCTACAG GTGGACCTGGGTGTGCCCAAGACGGTGCGCGGCGTCATCACCCAGGGGGCGAGAGGGGGCGACGCGGCGACCGGCGCTTCCGCCGACAACAAGGCGTTCGTCAGGAAGTACAAAGTGGCGCACAGCGTCAACGCAAAGGACTGGAACTTCATCATGGACATCAAGACCAGCCTACCCAag ATTTTCGAGGGGAACACTCACTACGACACCCCGGAGCTCCGTCACTTCGACGAGACGGTGGCCCAGTACGTGAGGCTCTACCCGGAGAGGTGGTCCCCGGCAGGGATTGGGATGAGAGTGGAGATCCTCGGCTGCGACCTTCCAG AAACCACCACGCTGGCCGACACCACCACGCCGACGCCGCCCGCCGCCATCGAAACCACCACCGTCCCCGTTACCACCacag TTCCCACGTCTCCCCTGTCCAACGGCGTTTGCGACTTCGAGCGCGACCTGTGCGGGTGGACGCACGACCCCTACAGCCCGCTGCACTGGATCCTGCACAGTCACG AGCCGAACAGCTACCTGTACATGGACACGAGCTTAAAGGCGGAGCAGCACCGAGCCCGCCTCCTGAGCCCCGTGGTTCCCGCCGACACCGGgcccctctgcctcctcttctcctaCCAGCTGTGGGGAGAGGGCCAGGGCCACCTCAGGGTCCTGCTGCGGGACGCCCACAACGAAGAGACGGTGCTGTGGACGCTGAAAGACGACCAGGGCCCCGTCTGGAAGGAGGGCCGCACCATCCTGCCGCGCTCCCCTAGAGACTTCCAG GTGGTGATGGAGGGCTTCCTCGCGCACAGCAACAGAGGACACATCTGGATAgacaacatccacatgaacccCAACTCCCCCCTGACGGAGTGCACGC TTAAGAGACCCAATGGGTTCGGAGATGGGCAAGGACCCAGCGATAGAGACCCATTAGGTGGAG GCCTCCAGTTCCCCGAGTGGAACACGGCCTCCCCGTCGTCCGTGCCTCCGGTGACGAGCAACTCCGAGAAGGACAACTCGTGGCTGTACACCCTGGACCCCATCCTGGTCACCATCATCGTCATGAGCTCCCTGGGCGTCCTGCTCGGCGCCGTCTGCGCCGGCCTCCTCCTCTACTGCACCTGCTCCTACAGCGGCCTGTCGTCGCGCTCCTCCACCACGCTGGAGAACTACAACTTCGAACTGTACGACGGCCTCAAGCACAAAGTCAAGCTCAACCAACAGCGCTGCTGCACCGAGGCGTGA
- the nrp2a gene encoding neuropilin-2a isoform X3: MDFVSSLIGFLIAACHLALRVKGEGECGGVFDASEAGYITSPGYPLEYPPHQNCHWIITAPEPSQRIVLNFNPHFEIERLDCKYDFIEIRDGTSETADVLGRHCSNIAPAPIISSGPSLQIKFVSDYAHQGAGFSLRYEIFKTGSEFCFRNFTSPSGVIESPGFPDKYPHNLECSYMIIAPPHMDIVLTFLTFDLENDPLLVGEGDCKYDWLDVWDGLPQVAPLIGRYCGTKIPPEIQSSSGLLSLSFHTDMAVAKDGFSARYNMTHKKAADSFHCSTAFGMESGKISDDQITASSSFYDNRWLPRQARLHNDDNAWTPSEDSNKEYIQVDLQFLKVLTGIATQGAVSKETQKSYYVASFKLEVSTNGEDWMVYRHGKNHKIFHGNTDPTEVVLNRIPQPVLARFVRIRPQTWKNGIALRFELYGCQITDAPCSDLQGMLSGLLPDAQISASSSRDMVWNPGTARLVASRSGWFPAPAQPLAGEEWLQVDLGVPKTVRGVITQGARGGDAATGASADNKAFVRKYKVAHSVNAKDWNFIMDIKTSLPKIFEGNTHYDTPELRHFDETVAQYVRLYPERWSPAGIGMRVEILGCDLPETTTLADTTTPTPPAAIETTTVPVTTTVPTSPLSNGVCDFERDLCGWTHDPYSPLHWILHSHEPNSYLYMDTSLKAEQHRARLLSPVVPADTGPLCLLFSYQLWGEGQGHLRVLLRDAHNEETVLWTLKDDQGPVWKEGRTILPRSPRDFQVVMEGFLAHSNRGHIWIDNIHMNPNSPLTECTQPFAAFSPENPGGGVPVPPLPIHWYYIMAAGGALLLLAVAILVRALCCCRQHLATKKSQLSVAYHSSSQCFQYSNWSSSMATPGVEPVLTVRLDSRDRHRTLC, translated from the exons AGTGCGGAGGCGTCTTCGACGCCAGCGAGGCCGGCTACATCACCTCCCCGGGTTATCCCCTGGAGTACCCCCCTCACCAGAACTGCCACTGGATCATAACGGCGCCGGAACCCTCGCAGCGCATCGTCCTCAACTTCAACCCTCACTTCGAGATCGAGAGGCTCGACTGCAA ATATGACTTCATCGAGATTCGCGACGGAACCTCGGAAACGGCGGACGTTTTGGGTCGGCACTGCAGCAACATCGCCCCGGCGCCGATCATCTCGTCCGGCCCCTCGCTCCAGATCAAGTTCGTCTCGGACTACGCCCACCAGGGGGCGGGCTTCTCTCTGCGCTACGAGATTTTCAAAACGG GGTCGGAATTCTGCTTCCGCAACTTCACCAGCCCCTCCGGCGTGATCGAGTCCCCGGGCTTCCCGGACAAGTACCCGCACAACCTGGAGTGCTCCTACATGATCATCGCGCCGCCCCACATGGACATCGTCCTCACCTTCCTGACCTTCGACCTCGAGAACGACCCCCTGCTGGTGGGGGAGGGCGACTGCAAGTACGACTGGCTGGACGTGTGGGACGGCCTACCCCAAG TGGCTCCTCTGATCGGACGTTACTGCGGCACCAAGATCCCCCCGGAGATCCAGTCGTCCTCCGGCCTGCTGTCCCTCTCCTTCCACACGGACATGGCCGTGGCCAAAGACGGCTTCTCGGCCCGCTACAACATGACGCACAAAAAGGCCGCCGACT CCTTCCACTGCAGCACGGCCTTCGGCATGGAGTCGGGCAAGATCAGCGACGACCAGATCACGGCCTCCTCGTCCTTCTACGACAACCGCTGGTTGCCGCGGCAGGCCCGCCTCCACAACGACGACAACGCGTGGACGCCCTCGGAGGACAGCAACAAGGAGTACATACAG gTTGACCTCCAGTTCCTCAAGGTCCTCACAGGCATCGCCACCCAGGGGGCCGTCTCCAAGGAGACGCAGAAGTCTTACTACGTCGCCAGCTTCAAGCTGGAGGTCAGCACCAACGGAGAGGACTGGATGGTGTACCGGCACGGCAAGAACCACAAG ATTTTCCACGGTAACACGGACCCCACCGAGGTGGTTCTGAACCGCATCCCTCAGCCGGTCCTGGCCCGGTTCGTCCGGATCCGACCGCAGACGTGGAAGAACGGCATCGCCCTCCGCTTCGAGCTCTACGGGTGCCAGATCACAG ATGCCCCGTGCTCGGACCTGCAGGGAATGCTCTCCGGGCTGCTCCCCGACGCGCAGATCTCCGCCTCGTCCAGCAGGGACATGGTGTGGAACCCTGGGACGGCCCGCCTCGTGGCCAGCCGCTCCGGCTGGTTCCCAGCCCCCGCGCAGCCTCTGGCTGGAGAGGAGTGGCTACAG GTGGACCTGGGTGTGCCCAAGACGGTGCGCGGCGTCATCACCCAGGGGGCGAGAGGGGGCGACGCGGCGACCGGCGCTTCCGCCGACAACAAGGCGTTCGTCAGGAAGTACAAAGTGGCGCACAGCGTCAACGCAAAGGACTGGAACTTCATCATGGACATCAAGACCAGCCTACCCAag ATTTTCGAGGGGAACACTCACTACGACACCCCGGAGCTCCGTCACTTCGACGAGACGGTGGCCCAGTACGTGAGGCTCTACCCGGAGAGGTGGTCCCCGGCAGGGATTGGGATGAGAGTGGAGATCCTCGGCTGCGACCTTCCAG AAACCACCACGCTGGCCGACACCACCACGCCGACGCCGCCCGCCGCCATCGAAACCACCACCGTCCCCGTTACCACCacag TTCCCACGTCTCCCCTGTCCAACGGCGTTTGCGACTTCGAGCGCGACCTGTGCGGGTGGACGCACGACCCCTACAGCCCGCTGCACTGGATCCTGCACAGTCACG AGCCGAACAGCTACCTGTACATGGACACGAGCTTAAAGGCGGAGCAGCACCGAGCCCGCCTCCTGAGCCCCGTGGTTCCCGCCGACACCGGgcccctctgcctcctcttctcctaCCAGCTGTGGGGAGAGGGCCAGGGCCACCTCAGGGTCCTGCTGCGGGACGCCCACAACGAAGAGACGGTGCTGTGGACGCTGAAAGACGACCAGGGCCCCGTCTGGAAGGAGGGCCGCACCATCCTGCCGCGCTCCCCTAGAGACTTCCAG GTGGTGATGGAGGGCTTCCTCGCGCACAGCAACAGAGGACACATCTGGATAgacaacatccacatgaacccCAACTCCCCCCTGACGGAGTGCACGC AACCCTTCGCGGCGTTCTCTCCAGAAAACCCAG GGGGAGGCGTTCCTGTGCCTCCCTTGCCCATCCACTGGTATTACATTATGGCCGCCGGGGGCGCCCTCCTTCTCCTGGCTGTGGCCATCTTGGTCAGAGCTCTCTGTTGCTGCCGACAACACCTGGCCACCAAGAAGAGCCAGCTGTCAGTGGCCTATCACAGCTCCTCGCAGTGCTTCCAGTATTCAAACTGGTCCTCCAGTATGGCCACCCCAGGGGTGGAGCCAGTCCTGACAGTGAGGCTGGACAGCCGGGATCGACACCGCACCCtctgctaa